A single window of Alphaproteobacteria bacterium DNA harbors:
- a CDS encoding transposase — translation MTASLDCDKLLALIEQARARVTRALGVKPEVVSCYEAGYDGFWLHRVLVAAGVKNHVFDPASIAVERRGRRVKTDRIDNESMIRTLMAYLRGEPRVVRVVRVPSPAQEDARRLMRERERLVKERTAHVNRIKSLL, via the coding sequence ATGACCGCTTCGCTTGACTGCGACAAGCTGCTGGCGCTGATCGAACAGGCACGAGCGCGGGTAACGCGAGCCCTTGGCGTGAAGCCCGAGGTGGTGAGCTGCTACGAAGCCGGCTACGACGGCTTCTGGCTGCACCGGGTGCTGGTTGCGGCGGGGGTTAAGAACCATGTCTTCGACCCGGCCAGCATTGCCGTCGAGCGCCGCGGCCGTCGGGTCAAGACGGACCGCATCGACAACGAGAGCATGATCCGGACGCTGATGGCCTATCTGCGCGGCGAGCCTCGGGTGGTACGCGTGGTGCGGGTGCCGAGCCCGGCCCAGGAGGACGCCCGGCGGTTGATGCGCGAGCGCGAGCGGCTGGTCAAGGAACGCACGGCGCATGTCAACCGAATCAAGAGTCTTCTG